Proteins encoded by one window of Anticarsia gemmatalis isolate Benzon Research Colony breed Stoneville strain chromosome 15, ilAntGemm2 primary, whole genome shotgun sequence:
- the Tm2 gene encoding tropomyosin 2, whose product MDAIKKKMQAMKLEKDNAMDKADTCEQQARDANLRAEKVNEEVRELQKKLTQVEEDLVRNKNMLEQANKDLEEKEKNLASTEAEVASLNRKVQQIEEDLEKSEERSGTAQQKLLEAQQAADENNRMCKVLENRAQQDEERMDQLTNQLKEARLLAEDADGKSDEVSRKLAFVEDELEVAEDRVKSGDAKISELEEELKVVGNSLKSLEVSEEKANQRVEEFKKQLKTLTIKLKEAEARAEYAEKTVKKLQKEVDRLEDELGINKDRYKSLADEMDSTFAELAGY is encoded by the exons ATGGACGCGATTAAGAAGAAGATGCAGGCGATGAAGCTGGAGAAGGACAATGCCATGGACAAGGCAGACACCTGCGAACAGCAGGCCAGGGACGCCAACCTCCGCGCCGAGAAG GTCAACGAGGAAGTCCGTGAACTCCAGAAGAAGCTCACACAGGTGGAGGAGGACCTGGTCCGCAACAAGAACATGCTGGAGCAGGCCAACAAGGACCTGGAAGAGAAGGAGAAGAACCTGGCTTCCACTGAGGCGGAGGTTGCCTCCCTCAACAGGAAGGTACAACAGATTGAGGAGGACCTCGAGAAATCCGAGGAGAGGTCCGGCACCGCCCAGCAGAAGCTGCTTGAAGCGCAGCAGGCTGCTGACGAGAACAACCG TATGTGCAAAGTGTTGGAGAACAGGGCACAGCAGGATGAGGAGCGCATGGACCAGCTCACCAACCAGCTGAAGGAAGCCCGTCTGCTCGCTGAGGACGCTGACGGCAAGTCCGACGAA GTTTCGCGCAAGCTGGCCTTCGTTGAAGACGAACTCGAAGTCGCTGAGGACCGTGTCAAGTCTGGTGACGCCAAGATCTCAGAACTTGAGGAGGAATTGAAg GTTGTCGGTAACTCCCTTAAATCTCTGGAAGTATCAGAGGAGAAGGCCAATCAGCGTGTTGAGGAATTCAAGAAGCAGCTGAAGACCCTCACCATCAAGCTCAAGGAGGCCGAGGCCCGCGCTGAGTACGCTGAGAAGACTGTCAAGAAACTGCAGAAGGAGGTCGACAGGCTCGAAG ACGAGCTCGGCATCAACAAGGACAGATACAAGAGTTTGGCCGACGAGATGGACTCCACCTTCGCCGAGCTGGCCGGTTACTAA